One region of Takifugu flavidus isolate HTHZ2018 chromosome 14, ASM371156v2, whole genome shotgun sequence genomic DNA includes:
- the smg8 gene encoding nonsense-mediated mRNA decay factor SMG8: protein MKGANMSFAVSIGSLLRTETQDDTTHRDDDICVVGVFGKSNMQSAAAKESLINILADKHVFSLFSEADDGGAPESQIQAFYNQESRVLYLLLSSVCDSRQLLRACQSLSAGIVHSDAHDFWKGLERQQCLHLLYMFSVCHVLLLVHPNQTFDVSYDRLFRALDALRQKVLPLIRAAIKDCPVSKEWKVNCRPCPPRLLFVFHMNGSLKVSGNGSDSAGNPDKAKKHSPRRRLQHALEDQIYRIFRKSRVLTNQSSNCLFTVPANQAFVYVIPTADEDPVGVLLGQLRSNCTLYEQDSTMTVSGPRRYQQMRRSTRQVSFSGDSGTMLMGSQLLDCSLKEFLWQHIDLVLTKKGFDDSVGRNPQPSHFELPSYSKWVQVASRLHQVLISNTEEELAELATKVQGQLKVLEGFLEADTKFSENRCQKALPLAHSAYQSNLPHNYTTTVHKNQLAQALRVYSQHARGVAFQRYALQLHEDCYKFWSNGHQLCEERSLTDQHCVHKFHLLPQSGEKPDMDHNPPIMNHNSRGRSTSSCNCGKKQAPRDDPFDIKAANYDFYQILEEKCCEKLERIEFPVFQPSTPDPAPATNQDQCHPCEASGSGDAERQKEPSTAQSHTPGEPSLSLALSLGHSTDSLGAYEEGDGTEAQVQQKRPSLVDRQPSTVEYLPGMMHSGCPKGLLPKFSSWSLVKLGPAKSYNCHTGLEQPSFLPGSSFLLPWDIVIRSRSEEDAGLMDSLDGGTSSWPAPNKTLMGKRGSTGGLGRNRRRDDMARVFVGFEYEDSRGRRFISSGPDKIVKVLGPGGTKDPATKVLNADMPLYIPSPSQGRGLKPHFAQLLRLFVVVPDAPLEVTLNPQVQPGPPPCPLFHPEQTDIMLPPDSFWVLRFPYSYSTDHGPCYPPKENQPLNNYKVLRGILKATTAIPPP from the exons ATGAAGGGAGCGAACATGTCTTTTGCTGTCAGTATCGGTTCTTTGCTTCGGACAGAGACCCAGGATGATACTACTCACCGGGATGATGATATATGTGTTGTGGGTGTTTTCGGTAAAAGCAACATGcagtctgctgcagccaaaGAGTCTCTTATTAACATTCTGGCGGACAAACACGTATTCTCGCTGTTTAGCGAAGCAGACGACGGTGGCGCCCCGGAGAGTCAAATACAGGCATTTTATAACCAGGAGAGTCGGGTACTATATCTATTACTTTCCTCCGTTTGCGACAGTCGACAACTACTGCGGGCCTGTCAGTCTCTAAGTGCGGGCATCGTCCACTCCGACGCGCACGACTTCTGGAAAGGTTTGGAGAGGCAACAATGCCTCCACTTGCTCTACATGTTCTCTGTGTGCCACGTTCTCCTCCTTGTCCACCCAAATCAGACATTTGACGTCTCTTACGACCGGCTCTTCAGGGCCCTTGACGCCCTGCGACAGAAAGTTTTGCCTCTGATCCGAGCTGCCATCAAAGACTGTCCGGTGTCCAAAGAGTGGAAGGTGAACTGTCGGCCCTGTCCGCCTCGCCTGCTCTTCGTGTTCCACATGAACGGATCACTGAAG GTGTCTGGAAATGGTTCCGACTCTGCAGGAAACCCTGACAAGGCCAAAAAGCACTCTCCCAGGAGAAGGCTTCAACATGCCCTGGAGGACCAAATATACCGCATTTTTCGTAAAAGCAGGGTCCTGACCAACCAAAGCAGTAACTGCTTGTTTACCGTGCCTGCCAACCAAGCATTTGTGTACGTGATACCAACGGCAGATGAAGATCCTGTGGGGGTTTTACTTGGTCAGCTGCGTTCCAACTGCACCCTGTACGAGCAGGACTCTACCATGACAGTGTCTGGGCCAAGGCGCTACCAGCAGATGAGACGTTCAACTCGACAAGTCAGCTTCAGTGGGGACTCGGGTACCATGTTGATGGGCAGTCAGCTGTTAGACTGCAGCCTGAAGGAGTTCCTTTGGCAACACATAGATCTGGTTCTCACAAAAAAGGGGTTTGATGACAGTGTTGGCCGCAACCCGCAGCCTTCACACTTTGAGCTGCCATCCTACTCCAAATGGGTCCAGGTGGCCTCCAGACTCCACCAAGTACTAATCAgcaacacagaagaagagctggCAGAGTTGGCCACAAAAGTGCAAGGTCAGCTAAAAGTGTTGGAGGGATTCCTCGAGGCTGACACCAAATTCTCAGAGAACAGGTGCCAGAAAGCTTTGCCACTGGCTCACAGTGCCTACCAGTCCAACCTGCCTCATAACTACACCACAACCGTGCACAAAAACCAGCTGGCCCAGGCACTGCGGGTGTACAGCCAGCATGCTCGTGGTGTGGCTTTCCAGCGCTATGCTCTGCAGCTTCATGAGGACTGCTACAAATTCTGGAGCAATGGCCACCAGCTGTGTGAGGAACGAAGCCTGACTGACCAACATTGTGTCCACAAGTTCCACCTGCTGCCTCAATCAG GAGAGAAGCCCGACATGGACCATAACCCTCCCATTATGAACcacaacagcagggggcgctccaccagctcctgcaaCTGTGGCAAGAAACAGGCTCCTCGTGACGACCCTTTTGACATCAAGGCTGCCAATTATGATTTCTACCAG ATCCTGGAGGAGAAATGCTGTGAGAAACTGGAGAGGATAGAGTTTCCAGTGTTCCAGCCCAGCACTCCCGACCCAGCCCCAGCCACCAACCAAGACCAGTGTCATCCGTGCGAGGCTTCAGGCTCCGGTGATGCAGAGCGGCAAAAGGAGCCCAGCACGGCTCAAAGCCACACACCAGGAGAGCCAAGCCTCAGCCTGGCTCTCAGCCTAGGCCACTCCACAGACAGCCTGGGGGCCTATGAGGAAGGGGATGGCACTGAAGCGCAAGTTCAGCAAAAGAGGCCGAGCCTTGTGGACCGCCAGCCCTCCACTGTGGAGTACCTGCCAGGTATGATGCACTCTGGCTGTCCCAAGGGCCTTCTTCCCAAGTTCTCCAGCTGGTCACTGGTCAAACTGGGTCCAGCCAAGTCCTACAACTGTCACACTGGCCTGGAACAGCCAAGTTTCCTCCCTGGCTCCTCCTTCCTTTTGCCTTGGGACATAGTGATTCGCTCTCGCTCAGAAGAGGACGCGGGACTGATGGATAGTTTGGATGGAGGCACGTCCTCGTGGCCTGCCCCCAACAAAACCCTGATGGGAAAGCGAGGTAGCACCGGAGGGCTTGGCCGGAATCGAAGGAGGGATGACATGGCCCGGGTCTTTGTGGGCTTCGAGTATGAAGACAGCAGAGGAAGACGCTTCATTAGCTCAGGGCCTGATAAAATCGTCAAGGTTCTGGGGCCAGGCGGCACCAAAGATCCTGCCACCAAGGTGTTGAATGCCGACATGCCACTTTACATCCCCTCCCCTTCTCAGGGCCGTGGCCTGAAGCCCCACTTTGCCCAGTTGCTTCGTTTGTTTGTTGTGGTGCCGGATGCCCCCCTGGAGGTTACGCTCAACCCACAG GTCcagcctggtcctcctccctgtccacTCTTCCATCCTGAACAGACAGATATCATGTTGCCACCTGATAGTTTTTGGGTCCTGCGCTTCCCTTATTCCTACTCAACAGATCACGGCCCCTGTTACCCCCCCAAAGAGaaccagccactcaacaactaCAAGGTGCTGCGAGGGATCTTGAAGGCCACCACTGCCATCCCTCCACCATAG
- the kcnj15 gene encoding ATP-sensitive inward rectifier potassium channel 15 — protein MVRSTAERRIVSKDGHNNVRIDNVEGMVKLYLHDIWTTVVDMKWRYKLTLFASTFVMTWFIFGVIFYFIGMGNGDFEAGLNSTHTPCVMNVGTLTGAFLFSLESQTTIGYGFRYISEECPLAIFTLVAQLVITGLAEIFVTGAFLAKLARPKKRSETIKFSQVAVICRRQGKLCLMVRVANMRKSLLIQCQVTGKLLHPNVTQEGEKTLVNQSPVDFYMDSSGDCPFLILPLTFYHVLDEHSPLAGLNAENLRRRDFELLVTLNATMESTAATCQSRTSYIPQEILWGYEFKPVLFSTTGGRYVADFNFFDKVQLSSNAGFHSNDQEKLKLEEDYKKE, from the coding sequence ATGGTCAGGTCCACGGCTGAGCGGAGGATCGTGTCCAAAGACGGCCACAACAATGTGCGAATCGACAACGTGGAAGGCATGGTCAAGTTGTACCTGCATGACATCTGGACCACCGTGGTGGACATGAAGTGGCGCTACAAACTTACTCTTTTCGCCTCCACCTTTGTCATGACTTGGTTTATCTTTGGCGTCATCTTCTACTTCATCGGCATGGGCAACGGAGACTTTGAGGCTGGTTTGAATTCCACCCACACGCCCTGTGTGATGAACGTAGGGACGCTCACTGGagccttcctcttctccctggaGTCCCAGACCACCATCGGCTATGGTTTTCGCTACATCTCAGAGGAGTGTCCACTGGCCATCTTCACTCTGGTGGCACAGCTCGTCATCACAGGCCTCGCTGAGATCTTCGTCACCGGTGCCTTCCTCGCCAAACTGGCTCGGCCCAAGAAGCGATCGGAGACCATCAAGTTCAGCCAGGTGGCGGTGATCTGTCGACGCCAGGGTAAGCTGTGTCTGATGGTGAGGGTGGCCAACATGAGGAAGAGTCTCCTGATCCAGTGCCAGGTAACAGGGAAGCTCCTCCACCCCAACGTTACACAGGAAGGTGAGAAGACCCTGGTCAACCAAAGCCCTGTGGATTTTTACATGGACTCCAGCGGCGACTGCCCTTTCCTCATCCTCCCGCTCACCTTCTACCACGTCCTGGATGAGCACAGCCCGCTGGCAGGTCTGAACGCTGAAAACCTGCGCAGGCGTGATTTTGAGCTGCTGGTCACCCTCAATGCCACCATGGAGTCCACCGCAGCCACGTGCCAGAGTCGCACCTCTTACATCCCTCAGGAGATCCTCTGGGGATACGAGTTCAAGCCGGTGCTGTTCAGCACCACGGGGGGTCGCTACGTGGCGGATTTCAACTTCTTTGATAAGGTGCAGTTGAGCAGCAACGCCGGCTTTCATAGTAATGACCAAGAGAAGCTAAAATTGGAGGAGGACTATAAGAAAGAGTAG